A single genomic interval of Macaca nemestrina isolate mMacNem1 chromosome 14, mMacNem.hap1, whole genome shotgun sequence harbors:
- the LOC105471863 gene encoding surfeit locus protein 2 — translation MSELPADVQAFLREHPSLRLQPDARKVRCILTGHELPCRLPELQVYTRGKKYQRLVRASPAFDFAEFEPHIVPSTKNPHQLFCKLTLRHINKCPEHVLRHTQGRRYQRALCKYEECQKQGVEYVPACLVHRRRRREDQMDGDGPSPREAFWEPTSSDEGGAPSDDSMTDLYPPELFTRKDLGSTEDADGTDDFLTDEQDEKAKPPREKVTDEGRRETAVYRGLVQKRGKKQLGSLKKKFKSHHCKPKSFSSCKQPG, via the exons ATGAGCGAGTTGCCGGCCGACGTGCAGGCCTTCCTGCGCGAGCACCCGAGCCTGCGGCTCCAGCCGGACGCCCGCAAG GTGAGGTGCATCTTAACTGGTCATGAGCTGCCCTGCCGCCTGCCGGAGCTCCAGGTGTACACCCGCGGCAAAAAGTACCAGCGGCTGGTCCGCGCCTCCCCGGCCTTCGACTTTGCAGAGTTCGAGCCGCACATCGTGCCCAGCACCAAGAACCC GCACCAGTTGTTCTGCAAACTCACTCTGCGGCACATCAACAAGTGCCCAGAACACGTGCTGAGGCACACCCAGGGCCGGCGGTACCAGCGAGCTCTGTGTAAAT ATGAAGAATGTCAGAAGCAAGGGGTGGAGTACGTCCCTGCCTGCCTGGTGCaccggaggaggaggagggaggaccAGATGGACGGTGACGGGCCTAGCCCGCGGGAAGCCTTCTGGGAGCCCACATCCAGTGATGAAGGGGGAGCTCCAAGTGACGACAGCATGACAGACCTGTACCCAC CTGAGCTATTCACCAGAAAGGACCTTGGAAGCACAGAGGACGCGGATGGCACTGATGACTTTTTGACAGACGAACAGGATGAGAAGGCAAAGCCCCCAAGAGAGAAGGTCACTGATgagggcaggagagagacagcCGTGTACCGAGGACTGGTCCAGAAGCGCGGGAAG AAGCAGTTGGGCTCGTTGAAAAAGAAGTTCAAGAGTCATCACTGCAAACCCAAGAGCTTCAGCTCCTGTAAACAGCCAGGTTAA
- the LOC105471862 gene encoding surfeit locus protein 4 — MGQNDLMGTAEDFADQFLRVTKQYLPHVARLCLISTFLEDGIRMWFQWSEQRDYIDSTWNCGYLLASSFVFLNLLGQLTGCVLVLSRNFVQYACFGLFGIIALQTIAYSILWDLKFLMRNLALGGGLLLLLAESRSEGKSMFAGVPTMRESSPKQYMQLGGRVLLVLMFMTLLHFDASFFSIVQNIVGTALMILVAIGFKTKLAALTLVVWLFAINVYFNAFWTIPVYKPMHDFLKYDFFQTMSVIGGLLLVVALGPGGVSMDEKKKEW; from the exons TTCCTCCGTGTCACAAAGCAGTACCTGCCCCACGTGGCGCGCCTCTGTCTGATCAGCACCTTCCTGGAGGACGGCATCCGCATGTGGTTCCAGTGGAGCGAGCAGCGCGACTACATCGACAGCACCTGGAACTGCGGCTACCTGCTGGCCTCATCCTTCGTCTTCCTCAACTTGCTGGGACAGCTGA CTGGCTGCGTCCTGGTGTTGAGCAGAAACTTCGTGCAGTACGCCTGCTTCGGGCTCTTTGGAATCATAGCTCTGCAG ACGATTGCCTACAGCATTTTATGGGACTTGAAGTTTTTGATGAG GAACCTGGCCCTGGGAGGAGGCCTGTTGCTGCTCCTAGCAGAATCCCGTTCTGAAGGGAAGAGCATGTTTGCGGGCGTCCCCACCATGCGTGAGAGCTCCCCCAAACAGTACATGCAGCTcggaggcagggtcttgctggtTCTGATGTTCATGACCCTCCTTCACTTTGACGCCAGCTTCTTTTCT ATTGTCCAGAACATCGTGGGCACAGCTCTGATGATTTTAGTGGCCATTGGGTTTAAAACCAAGCTGGCTGCTTTGACTCTGGTTGTCTGGCTCTTTGCCATCAACGTATATTTCAACGCCTTCTGGACCATTCCAGTCTACAAGCCCATGCATGACTTCCTGAAATACGACTTCTTCCAGACCATGTCGGTGATCGGGGGCTTGCTCCTGGTGGTGGCGCTGGGCCCTGGGGGTGTCTCCATGGATGAGAAGAAGAAGGAGTGGTAA